A genomic window from Streptomyces sp. MST-110588 includes:
- a CDS encoding VOC family protein yields the protein MADTATGAPTLFPTLLYRDAKAAIRQLTEGFGFTRDALYESEDGTVLHAELSYGNGTVMLGSKGHGGVYGEAMRDAGPAGVYVVVQDPDAHHKRAEQAGVEILTPPTDQEYGSRDYTARDAEGNLWTFGTYTPGATLS from the coding sequence ATGGCCGACACCGCAACGGGTGCGCCCACCCTCTTCCCCACGCTGCTCTACCGGGACGCCAAGGCGGCCATCCGGCAGCTCACCGAAGGGTTCGGTTTCACCCGCGACGCACTGTACGAGAGCGAGGACGGCACGGTGCTGCACGCCGAGCTGTCCTACGGCAACGGCACGGTGATGCTGGGCTCCAAAGGGCACGGCGGCGTCTACGGCGAGGCGATGCGGGACGCGGGGCCGGCCGGTGTCTATGTCGTCGTCCAGGACCCGGACGCGCACCACAAGCGGGCCGAGCAGGCCGGGGTGGAGATACTGACGCCGCCCACGGACCAGGAATACGGCTCGCGGGACTACACGGCCCGTGACGCCGAGGGCAACTTGTGGACCTTCGGGACGTACACACCGGGGGCGACCCTGAGCTGA
- a CDS encoding ABC-F family ATP-binding cassette domain-containing protein, with amino-acid sequence MITASGLELRAGARVLIESASFRVAKGDRIGLVGRNGAGKTTLTKVLAGQGAPAAGTVTRSGDVGYLPQDPRTGDLDVLARDRILSARELDSVLRKMRENEDRMANGKGATREKAMKKYERLETEFLTKGGYAAEAEAATIAASLGLPDRILNQPLHTLSGGQRRRVELARILFSDSDILLLDEPTNHLDADSIAWLRDYLKTYRGGFIVISHDVDLVETVVNKVFYLDANRAQIDIYNMGWKLYQQQREADEKRRKRERANAEKKAAALNSQADKMRAKATKTVAAQNMARRAERLLAGLEEVRAADKVAKLRFPDPAPCGKTPLTAEGLSKSYGSLEIFTDVDLAIDKGSRVVILGLNGAGKTTLLRLLAGVEKPDTGEVRPGHGLKLGYYAQEHETLDPDRTVLENMRSAAPDMDLVDIRKTLGSFLFSGDDVDKPAGVLSGGEKTRLALATLVVSSANVLLLDEPTNNLDPASREEILGALHTFTGAVVLVTHDEGAVDALQPERIILLPDGVEDLWGPDYADLVALA; translated from the coding sequence GTGATCACCGCCTCCGGCCTTGAGCTGCGCGCCGGCGCCCGTGTCCTCATCGAGTCCGCGTCCTTCCGTGTCGCCAAGGGCGACCGCATCGGCCTGGTCGGCCGCAACGGCGCGGGCAAGACCACGCTCACCAAGGTGCTGGCCGGACAGGGTGCCCCCGCCGCCGGGACGGTCACCCGCTCCGGCGACGTCGGCTATCTCCCGCAGGACCCGCGCACCGGTGACCTGGACGTGCTCGCCCGCGACCGCATCCTCTCCGCCCGCGAGCTGGACAGCGTGCTGCGCAAGATGCGCGAGAACGAGGACCGGATGGCGAACGGCAAGGGCGCCACCCGTGAGAAGGCGATGAAGAAGTACGAGCGCCTGGAGACGGAGTTCCTGACCAAGGGCGGTTACGCCGCCGAGGCGGAGGCCGCGACCATCGCCGCCAGCCTGGGCCTGCCCGACCGCATCCTCAACCAGCCTCTCCACACGCTCTCCGGCGGTCAGCGCCGCCGCGTGGAGCTGGCCCGCATCCTCTTCTCGGACTCCGACATCCTGCTCCTGGACGAGCCGACCAACCACCTGGACGCCGACTCCATCGCCTGGCTGCGCGACTACCTCAAGACCTACCGCGGCGGCTTCATCGTCATCTCCCACGACGTCGACCTGGTCGAGACGGTCGTCAACAAGGTCTTCTACCTGGACGCCAACCGCGCCCAGATCGACATCTACAACATGGGCTGGAAGCTCTACCAGCAGCAGCGCGAGGCCGACGAGAAGCGCCGCAAGCGCGAGCGTGCCAACGCCGAGAAGAAGGCCGCAGCGCTCAACTCCCAGGCCGACAAGATGCGGGCCAAGGCCACCAAGACCGTCGCCGCGCAGAACATGGCCCGGCGCGCAGAGCGGCTGCTGGCCGGCCTGGAGGAGGTGCGGGCCGCCGACAAGGTCGCCAAGCTGCGCTTCCCGGACCCGGCGCCGTGCGGCAAGACCCCGCTCACCGCCGAGGGCCTGTCCAAGTCCTACGGCTCGCTGGAGATCTTCACCGACGTCGACCTGGCCATCGACAAGGGTTCGCGGGTGGTCATCCTCGGGCTCAACGGCGCGGGCAAGACGACCCTGCTGCGGCTGCTGGCCGGCGTCGAGAAGCCCGACACCGGCGAGGTCCGCCCCGGCCACGGCCTGAAGCTGGGCTACTACGCCCAGGAGCACGAGACGCTGGACCCGGACCGTACGGTCCTGGAGAACATGCGCTCGGCCGCCCCGGACATGGACCTGGTCGACATCCGCAAGACGCTCGGCTCCTTCCTCTTCTCCGGCGACGACGTCGACAAGCCCGCCGGGGTGCTCTCCGGTGGCGAGAAGACCCGGCTGGCGCTGGCCACCCTGGTCGTCTCCTCCGCCAACGTGCTGCTGCTGGACGAGCCGACGAACAACCTCGACCCGGCCAGCCGCGAGGAGATCCTGGGCGCGCTGCACACCTTCACCGGCGCCGTGGTGCTGGTGACGCACGACGAGGGAGCGGTGGACGCCCTCCAGCCGGAGCGCATCATCCTGCTGCCGGACGGCGTCGAGGACCTGTGGGGCCCGGACTACGCCGACCTTGTGGCGCTGGCCTGA
- a CDS encoding helix-turn-helix domain-containing protein gives MAETLKKGSRVTGAAREKLAADLKKKYDSGASIRALAEETGRSYGFVHRMLTESGVILRGRGGATRGKKAASA, from the coding sequence GTGGCCGAGACTCTGAAGAAGGGCAGCCGGGTTACCGGCGCCGCGCGCGAGAAGCTCGCGGCAGACCTGAAGAAGAAGTACGACTCCGGTGCAAGCATCCGGGCGCTGGCCGAAGAGACCGGCCGCTCCTACGGGTTCGTCCACCGGATGCTCACCGAATCCGGTGTGATCCTGCGGGGACGCGGCGGAGCGACAAGGGGCAAGAAGGCCGCCTCGGCCTGA
- a CDS encoding enoyl-CoA hydratase/isomerase family protein, producing MTLLDKDGVRLTVDDAIATVTLANAAKRNAQSPAMWRALAEAGSLLPGNVRVVVVRGEGKSFSAGLDRQAFTPEGFEGEPSFLDLARGSDAELDAAIAGYQEAFTWWRRPDLVSVAAVQGHAIGAGFQLALACDLRVCAQDAQFAMRETSLGLVPDLTGTHPLVALVGYARALEICVTGRFVYADEAERTGLANLVVPAGELDGAVADLAAALTAAPRDAVIETKALLAGAVSRPYEEQRAAERAAQARRLRDLAGLGE from the coding sequence ATGACTCTGCTCGACAAGGACGGTGTGCGGCTCACCGTGGACGACGCGATCGCCACGGTGACCCTCGCCAACGCGGCCAAGCGCAACGCGCAGTCGCCCGCCATGTGGCGGGCACTGGCCGAGGCGGGATCGCTGCTGCCGGGGAACGTACGGGTCGTCGTGGTACGCGGCGAGGGCAAGTCCTTCTCCGCGGGCCTGGACCGCCAGGCGTTCACCCCCGAGGGCTTCGAGGGCGAACCGTCCTTCCTCGACCTCGCGCGCGGTTCCGACGCGGAACTGGACGCCGCCATCGCCGGCTACCAAGAAGCGTTCACCTGGTGGCGGCGCCCGGACCTGGTGTCGGTGGCCGCCGTCCAGGGACACGCGATCGGAGCGGGCTTCCAGCTCGCGCTCGCCTGCGACCTGCGGGTGTGCGCGCAGGACGCGCAGTTCGCGATGCGGGAGACCAGCCTGGGGCTGGTGCCGGACCTGACCGGCACCCACCCGCTGGTCGCGCTGGTGGGCTATGCGCGCGCCCTGGAAATCTGCGTCACCGGGCGTTTCGTGTACGCGGACGAGGCCGAGCGCACGGGCCTGGCCAACCTCGTGGTGCCGGCCGGTGAACTGGACGGCGCGGTGGCGGACCTGGCGGCGGCGCTCACGGCCGCGCCGCGCGACGCCGTCATCGAGACCAAGGCCCTGCTGGCGGGCGCGGTCTCTCGACCATACGAGGAGCAGCGCGCCGCGGAACGGGCCGCGCAGGCACGGCGGCTGCGGGACCTGGCGGGCCTGGGGGAGTAG
- a CDS encoding Asp23/Gls24 family envelope stress response protein, translating into MSETAQRSQSESAGQQPKGEEPQKATGGKRGGGDPASRGRTTIADGVVEKIAGLAARDVMGVHAMGSGFARTLGAVRDRVPGGGKSVTRGVKAEVGEVQTALDLEIVVEYGVPIADVAAGVRENVISAVERMTGLEVVEVNIAVSDVKLPDDEEDDESEQPRLQ; encoded by the coding sequence ATGAGTGAGACCGCGCAGCGCAGCCAGTCGGAGTCCGCCGGCCAGCAGCCGAAGGGCGAGGAACCACAGAAGGCGACGGGCGGAAAGCGGGGCGGCGGCGACCCCGCGTCGCGGGGGCGTACGACCATTGCCGACGGCGTCGTGGAGAAGATCGCCGGACTCGCGGCCCGGGACGTCATGGGGGTGCACGCGATGGGCAGCGGCTTCGCCCGTACGCTCGGCGCCGTCCGCGACCGGGTGCCCGGCGGCGGCAAGTCCGTCACCCGCGGGGTCAAGGCCGAGGTCGGTGAGGTGCAGACCGCCCTGGACCTGGAGATCGTCGTGGAGTACGGCGTGCCCATCGCGGATGTGGCCGCGGGCGTACGCGAGAACGTGATCTCCGCCGTCGAGCGGATGACCGGCCTGGAGGTCGTCGAGGTCAACATCGCCGTCAGCGACGTGAAGCTGCCCGATGACGAAGAGGACGACGAGAGCGAACAGCCCAGGCTCCAGTAA
- a CDS encoding DUF6286 domain-containing protein, protein MSDEGTGRPGDPRRPLTLKKTPETPPDTAAASPDTTASGTTASGTTASGTTASDAASPGAAPDRPVEHSGRSGRFWAVRRVPAALVALVLLGAAGLLLYDVAAVRADRPAMAWRRRLAEELATRHLDDPWVLAGAAVAVVLGLWLLTLALTPGLRAVLPMTRRTPDVRGALDRSAAALVLRDRAMEVPGVQSVRVSVGRRRARTRAVSHFRPLEEVRGDLHTAVEDGLAQLGLQRRLALSVRVRRSVKKG, encoded by the coding sequence ATGAGCGACGAGGGCACCGGCCGCCCGGGGGACCCGCGCCGCCCCCTGACCCTGAAGAAAACCCCGGAAACACCCCCTGACACCGCCGCTGCATCGCCTGACACCACCGCCTCTGGCACCACTGCCTCTGGCACCACTGCCTCTGGGACCACCGCTTCTGACGCCGCGTCCCCCGGCGCCGCACCGGACCGCCCCGTGGAGCACTCCGGGCGCTCCGGGCGCTTCTGGGCGGTCCGCAGGGTACCGGCCGCGCTGGTGGCGCTGGTGCTGCTCGGCGCGGCCGGACTGCTGCTGTACGACGTGGCCGCGGTACGCGCCGACCGCCCGGCCATGGCCTGGCGCAGACGGCTCGCCGAGGAACTGGCGACCCGCCACCTGGACGACCCGTGGGTGCTGGCCGGCGCGGCCGTGGCCGTCGTCCTCGGCCTGTGGCTGCTGACGCTGGCGCTGACCCCGGGCCTGCGCGCCGTACTGCCGATGACGCGCCGGACGCCGGACGTCCGGGGCGCGCTGGACCGTTCGGCGGCGGCGCTGGTGCTGCGCGACCGGGCCATGGAGGTCCCCGGCGTCCAGTCCGTACGGGTGTCCGTCGGCCGCCGCAGGGCCAGGACCCGGGCCGTCTCGCACTTCCGCCCGCTGGAGGAGGTACGGGGCGACCTGCACACGGCGGTGGAGGACGGCCTGGCTCAACTGGGGCTCCAGCGGCGGCTCGCCCTGTCCGTACGGGTACGCCGCTCGGTGAAGAAGGGGTGA
- a CDS encoding helix-turn-helix domain-containing protein, producing MDTLDLLLHPVRLRIVHAMSGDRTRTTSELCVHLPDVPKTTVYRHVGLLAEAGVLEVEDEQRVHGAVERRYRLHRARTVIDRETAASMTLSEHRQGFAAAMAALLTEFNAYLDRDHADPSADSVSYRQFPLWLDEAELAELIGDLVGAITAKMHNKPAPGRRPHLLSTILFPTGEPAHE from the coding sequence ATGGACACTCTTGACCTGCTGCTGCACCCCGTACGGCTGCGCATCGTGCACGCCATGTCCGGCGACCGGACCCGTACGACGTCCGAGCTGTGCGTGCACCTCCCCGATGTCCCCAAGACGACCGTGTACCGGCACGTGGGCCTGCTCGCGGAGGCGGGAGTGCTGGAGGTCGAGGACGAACAGCGGGTGCACGGCGCGGTCGAACGCCGCTACCGGCTGCACCGGGCGCGGACGGTGATCGACCGGGAGACGGCCGCGTCGATGACCCTGAGCGAGCATCGCCAGGGGTTCGCGGCAGCCATGGCCGCCCTGCTCACGGAGTTCAACGCCTACCTCGACCGGGATCACGCGGACCCGTCCGCCGACTCGGTCTCCTACCGGCAGTTCCCGCTCTGGCTCGACGAGGCGGAACTCGCCGAACTGATCGGTGACCTCGTCGGCGCCATCACGGCCAAGATGCACAACAAACCCGCGCCGGGCCGCAGGCCCCATCTGCTGAGCACGATCCTGTTCCCGACGGGGGAACCGGCCCACGAGTGA
- a CDS encoding erythromycin esterase family protein, producing the protein MTPNPPSTPNPPSSAPARLSAEAVQPLSPPAPAGSPDDLGWLDRAIGDARVVAIGEPAHYNREFYELRHRLLRHLVQRHGFSAYATESGFTESRLTDDWVRGDGARGDGAQSDDARGDRVRDVGARGDDARSDDVRGDGDGFADPHRLGPVMAHGMTSLMGLWTQMRDHLEWMRQHNRTASSPVRFYGIDLPGSVVSLLPGLDAVTAYLAEADPGFHTDPALRELASVFAAPSPFSAPGPWPPTRNSPPRPRTR; encoded by the coding sequence GTGACGCCGAATCCGCCTTCGACGCCGAACCCCCCTTCGTCCGCGCCGGCCCGGCTGAGTGCCGAGGCGGTCCAGCCTCTGTCCCCGCCGGCCCCCGCGGGGTCGCCGGACGACCTCGGATGGCTGGACCGGGCGATCGGCGACGCACGGGTCGTGGCGATCGGTGAGCCCGCGCACTACAACCGCGAGTTCTACGAACTGCGCCACCGGCTGTTGCGCCACCTGGTCCAGCGGCACGGGTTCAGCGCCTACGCGACGGAGTCGGGATTCACCGAGAGCCGGCTGACCGACGACTGGGTACGCGGCGACGGCGCACGAGGCGACGGCGCACAAAGCGACGATGCACGAGGCGACCGCGTACGAGACGTCGGCGCACGAGGCGACGATGCACGAAGCGACGATGTAAGAGGCGACGGGGACGGCTTCGCGGACCCGCACCGGCTCGGCCCGGTCATGGCGCACGGCATGACCTCGCTCATGGGCCTGTGGACGCAGATGCGCGACCACCTGGAGTGGATGCGGCAGCACAACCGCACCGCCTCCTCGCCGGTCCGCTTCTACGGCATCGACCTGCCCGGCTCCGTGGTGTCCCTGCTGCCCGGGCTGGACGCCGTAACCGCCTATCTCGCGGAGGCCGACCCCGGATTCCATACCGATCCGGCCCTGCGGGAGCTGGCCTCCGTCTTCGCCGCGCCGTCACCGTTCTCCGCCCCCGGGCCCTGGCCGCCTACGCGGAACTCGCCCCCGAGGCCAAGGACGCGCTGA
- a CDS encoding erythromycin esterase family protein, with product MAAYAELAPEAKDALTAGLAALLARMTDRRADHLRRTTVDAYEWAYRSLHLTVTLDAVIRELASGRPDGRQHDLRDGAMADTVRWILDREDRIVLTAHNGHIQRCPLALPGLPRATTMGMRLAGQLGGDYLVIGTTSATGATLTTDADGFAAGEFFVDMEEPRPGSLDALMAASHDGPFATDLRRLSATDTETLRTISRQRFGGLYADVNPLEAFDLVVHLPHVTPAEPDPAALAHAPREVREAFARWKPA from the coding sequence CTGGCCGCCTACGCGGAACTCGCCCCCGAGGCCAAGGACGCGCTGACGGCGGGGCTCGCCGCGCTCCTCGCGCGCATGACGGACCGGCGCGCGGACCACCTGCGGCGGACGACCGTGGACGCGTATGAATGGGCGTACCGTTCGCTCCACCTCACCGTCACCCTCGACGCGGTGATCCGGGAGCTGGCGAGCGGCAGGCCCGACGGCCGGCAGCACGACCTCCGTGACGGCGCGATGGCCGACACGGTCCGGTGGATCCTCGACCGGGAGGACCGGATCGTGCTGACCGCCCACAACGGACACATCCAGCGCTGCCCCCTGGCCCTTCCGGGCCTTCCCCGGGCCACCACGATGGGCATGCGGCTCGCCGGACAACTGGGCGGGGACTACCTGGTCATCGGTACGACCTCGGCGACCGGCGCCACCCTCACCACGGACGCGGACGGGTTCGCCGCCGGTGAGTTCTTCGTGGACATGGAGGAGCCCCGGCCGGGAAGCCTGGACGCGCTCATGGCGGCGAGCCACGACGGGCCCTTCGCCACCGATCTGCGGCGGTTGTCAGCGACCGACACCGAGACCCTGCGGACGATCTCCCGGCAGCGCTTCGGCGGCCTGTACGCCGATGTGAACCCCTTGGAAGCCTTCGACCTCGTCGTCCACCTTCCCCACGTCACCCCGGCCGAACCCGACCCCGCCGCGCTCGCACACGCCCCCCGCGAGGTGCGGGAGGCGTTCGCGCGCTGGAAGCCGGCCTGA
- a CDS encoding GNAT family N-acetyltransferase — translation MTTVPPGLTTTPRPPATLRLEKITADNFDAAIGLKVRPDQEHLVAPVVKSLAEAYVSGDLAWPRLILDGERPVGFLMAFFGADFAGDGKGSDLRSGLWRLNIAAGEQGRGYGRFAVASVAAEIRRRGGTRLTTTWHPGEGGPEGFYLGLGFRPTGEMSGDQKVGELELD, via the coding sequence ATGACGACCGTTCCTCCTGGCCTGACGACCACACCGCGTCCGCCCGCCACCCTCCGCCTGGAGAAGATCACCGCCGACAACTTCGACGCCGCGATCGGCCTGAAGGTCCGTCCCGATCAGGAGCACCTGGTCGCGCCGGTCGTGAAGTCCCTCGCCGAGGCGTACGTCTCCGGCGACCTGGCCTGGCCCCGCCTCATCCTGGACGGCGAGCGGCCGGTCGGCTTCCTCATGGCCTTCTTCGGCGCCGACTTCGCCGGGGACGGCAAGGGCAGCGACCTCCGCTCGGGCCTGTGGCGCCTGAACATCGCGGCCGGCGAACAGGGCCGTGGTTACGGCCGCTTCGCGGTCGCCTCGGTGGCCGCCGAGATCCGCCGCCGCGGCGGCACCCGGCTCACCACCACCTGGCACCCCGGCGAGGGCGGCCCCGAGGGCTTCTACCTGGGGCTCGGATTCCGGCCGACAGGGGAGATGAGCGGGGACCAGAAGGTGGGTGAGCTGGAATTGGACTGA
- a CDS encoding SDR family oxidoreductase, whose protein sequence is MDLGLTDRTYVITGATRGLGLATAQELIADGANVVITGRGEESTHDAASALGARALGVPADNADPDTAARLIAAARERFGRFDGILISVGGPPPGSAADLTDEKWQAAFDTVFLGAVRLARTAAAELGEGGVIGFVLSSSVHEPVPGLTLSNGLRPGLAGFAKSLANEVGPRGIRVLGLLPGRIATDRLRQLDELSTDPEAARARNSAAIPLRRYGDPREFGRAAAFLLSPAASYVTGVMLPVDGGARHGF, encoded by the coding sequence ATGGATCTTGGACTCACCGACCGGACGTACGTCATCACCGGTGCCACCCGCGGACTGGGCCTGGCCACCGCACAGGAGCTGATCGCCGACGGCGCGAACGTCGTGATCACCGGCCGCGGCGAGGAGAGCACACACGACGCGGCGAGCGCCCTGGGCGCCCGCGCGCTCGGCGTGCCGGCCGACAACGCCGACCCGGACACGGCCGCCCGGCTGATCGCTGCGGCCCGCGAGCGCTTCGGCCGTTTCGACGGCATCCTCATCAGCGTCGGCGGTCCCCCGCCGGGCTCCGCCGCCGACCTCACCGACGAGAAGTGGCAGGCGGCCTTCGACACGGTCTTCCTCGGCGCGGTACGGCTGGCCCGTACGGCGGCGGCCGAACTCGGCGAGGGCGGGGTGATCGGCTTCGTGCTCTCCAGCTCCGTACACGAACCGGTCCCGGGCCTGACCCTCTCCAACGGCCTGCGCCCGGGCCTGGCGGGCTTCGCCAAGTCCCTGGCGAACGAGGTGGGACCGCGCGGCATCCGGGTCCTGGGCCTGCTCCCGGGCCGTATCGCCACCGACCGGCTGCGCCAGCTCGACGAGCTGTCCACCGACCCGGAGGCCGCCCGCGCCCGCAACTCCGCCGCCATCCCCCTGCGCCGCTACGGCGACCCGCGGGAGTTCGGCCGCGCCGCCGCGTTCCTGCTGTCCCCGGCGGCCTCGTACGTCACCGGAGTCATGCTCCCGGTCGACGGCGGCGCCCGCCACGGCTTCTGA
- a CDS encoding glycoside hydrolase family 15 protein, translated as MHADTEDAYNEDPYIEDYALIGDLQTAALVRRGGSIDWLCLPRFDSAACFAALLGDRDNGHWLLAPAAPDARPRRSYRGDSLVLDTVWETPTGAVKVTDFMPQRDRAPDVVRIAEGLRGSVEMHSVLRLRFGYGHVVPWVRRAQGCRVAVAGPDSVWLRTEPEVKTYGQDFSTRSEFTLAPGERVTAVLTWHPSHEPRPRVIDPYEALESTVEDWEAWAARCRYDGPHRAAVLRSLITLKALTFAPTGGIVAAPTTSLPEELGGVRNWDYRYCWLRDSSLTLKSLVSAGYLEEAAAWRDWLLRAVAGDPADLQIMYGLGGERRLAESELPWLSGYGGSVPVRTGNAAVEQRQLDVYGEVLDSLHIARTAGLPAKPHSWSIQRALLEFLEGNWREPDEGLWEVRGPCRHFVHSKVMAWVAADRAVRALEARPTLRGDPGRWRAMRDTVHREVCERGYDPERNTFTQSYGSAELDAATLLIPRLGFLPGKDPRVIGTVDAVRRELGADGLVRRYTIDGATADGLTIDGLPGSDGAFLVCSFWLADALYLTGREHEARALFEKLLTLRNDVGLLAEEYDPAFGRQLGNYPQAFSHVGLIQTAFTLFGSAGAH; from the coding sequence GTGCACGCAGATACCGAGGACGCATACAACGAGGACCCATACATCGAGGACTACGCACTCATCGGCGACCTGCAGACCGCCGCACTCGTCCGCCGCGGCGGTTCCATCGACTGGCTGTGTCTGCCCCGCTTCGACTCCGCCGCCTGCTTCGCCGCTCTCCTCGGTGACCGGGACAACGGGCACTGGCTGCTGGCGCCCGCCGCCCCCGACGCCCGCCCCCGGCGGTCCTACCGCGGTGACTCGCTGGTCCTGGACACCGTCTGGGAGACCCCCACCGGCGCCGTCAAGGTCACCGACTTCATGCCGCAGCGCGACCGGGCGCCCGACGTCGTCCGGATCGCCGAGGGCCTGCGCGGCAGCGTCGAGATGCACAGCGTCCTGCGGCTGCGCTTCGGCTACGGCCACGTCGTGCCCTGGGTGCGCCGCGCGCAGGGCTGCCGGGTCGCGGTGGCGGGCCCCGATTCCGTATGGCTGCGCACCGAACCCGAGGTCAAGACCTACGGGCAGGACTTCAGCACCCGTTCGGAATTCACCCTCGCCCCGGGCGAGCGGGTGACCGCCGTCCTGACCTGGCACCCCTCCCATGAGCCGCGCCCGCGCGTCATCGACCCGTACGAGGCGCTGGAGTCCACTGTGGAGGACTGGGAGGCGTGGGCCGCGCGCTGCCGGTACGACGGACCGCACCGCGCGGCCGTGCTGCGCTCCCTGATCACCCTCAAGGCGCTGACCTTCGCCCCCACCGGCGGCATCGTCGCGGCCCCCACCACCTCCCTCCCCGAGGAGCTCGGCGGCGTACGCAACTGGGACTACCGCTACTGCTGGCTGCGCGACTCCAGCCTGACCCTGAAGTCCCTGGTGTCCGCCGGCTACCTGGAGGAGGCCGCCGCCTGGCGCGACTGGCTGCTGCGCGCGGTGGCCGGCGATCCCGCCGACCTCCAGATCATGTACGGCCTGGGCGGCGAGCGGCGGCTGGCGGAGAGCGAACTGCCCTGGCTGAGCGGTTACGGCGGCTCCGTGCCCGTACGCACCGGCAACGCCGCCGTCGAACAGCGTCAACTCGACGTGTACGGCGAGGTGCTGGACTCCCTGCACATCGCGCGCACCGCCGGCCTGCCGGCCAAGCCGCACTCCTGGAGCATCCAGCGCGCACTGCTGGAGTTCCTGGAGGGCAACTGGCGCGAGCCCGACGAGGGGCTGTGGGAGGTCCGCGGGCCGTGCCGGCACTTCGTGCACTCCAAGGTCATGGCCTGGGTCGCGGCGGACCGCGCCGTCCGCGCGCTGGAGGCCCGGCCCACGCTGCGCGGGGACCCGGGGCGGTGGCGGGCGATGCGTGACACCGTCCACCGCGAGGTCTGCGAGCGGGGCTACGACCCGGAGCGCAACACCTTCACCCAGTCCTACGGGTCCGCCGAACTGGACGCCGCGACCCTGCTCATCCCCCGCCTGGGTTTTCTGCCGGGCAAGGATCCCCGGGTGATCGGTACGGTCGACGCGGTACGCCGGGAGCTGGGCGCCGACGGACTCGTGCGCCGCTACACCATCGACGGCGCCACCGCCGACGGCCTGACGATCGACGGGCTGCCCGGCAGCGACGGCGCCTTCCTCGTCTGCTCCTTCTGGCTCGCCGACGCGCTGTACCTGACGGGACGTGAGCACGAGGCCCGCGCGCTGTTCGAAAAGCTGCTGACGCTCCGCAACGACGTCGGGCTGCTGGCCGAGGAGTACGACCCCGCCTTCGGCCGCCAGCTCGGCAACTACCCGCAGGCGTTCAGCCACGTCGGCCTGATCCAGACCGCCTTCACCCTGTTCGGGTCCGCCGGGGCACACTGA
- a CDS encoding SURF1 family protein, which translates to MYRFLLSRQWVILTLVGLVLIPVMIKLGYWQLHRHQHRVAQNQLISDNLTAKPVPVTDLTAPGKTLPHRDMWRRVTATGTYDTRHEIVVRQRTAADEQSIGYYVVTPLDLGDGRSVLVNRGWIASGRDLTKFPHVPAAPAGKVTVTGRMMADETTGSSGIKDTAGLPDRMFMLINSEQQAKHLGRPVLGGYIEQTAPEPAGGKPELVPAPDHDSIGPHMAYAVQWWLFAAAVPVGWFVLVRRERRDRAEAAAKEAAAREAGTDPDGSDGPDGSDGSDTPVDPGSSNDSDKPDGTDGSAVATGPVARTAAATE; encoded by the coding sequence GTGTACCGCTTCCTGTTGTCCCGGCAGTGGGTGATCCTCACCCTCGTGGGTCTCGTCCTGATCCCCGTCATGATCAAGCTGGGGTACTGGCAGCTCCACCGCCATCAGCACCGCGTGGCACAAAACCAGCTCATCTCGGACAATCTCACCGCGAAGCCGGTCCCGGTCACCGACCTGACCGCGCCCGGCAAGACCCTGCCGCACCGGGACATGTGGCGCCGGGTCACGGCCACCGGTACGTACGACACCCGGCACGAGATCGTCGTACGCCAGCGCACCGCCGCCGACGAGCAGTCCATCGGCTACTACGTCGTGACCCCTCTGGACCTCGGGGACGGCAGGTCGGTCCTGGTCAACCGCGGCTGGATCGCCTCCGGCCGGGACCTGACGAAGTTCCCCCACGTGCCCGCCGCACCCGCCGGGAAGGTCACCGTCACCGGCCGCATGATGGCCGACGAGACGACCGGATCCAGCGGCATCAAGGACACGGCCGGACTGCCGGACCGGATGTTCATGCTGATCAACAGCGAGCAGCAGGCCAAGCACCTGGGGCGCCCGGTGCTCGGCGGCTACATCGAGCAGACCGCGCCCGAGCCCGCCGGCGGCAAGCCGGAGCTGGTCCCCGCGCCGGACCACGACAGCATCGGTCCGCACATGGCGTACGCGGTCCAGTGGTGGCTGTTCGCCGCGGCCGTGCCCGTCGGGTGGTTCGTCCTGGTACGCCGCGAGCGCCGGGACCGGGCCGAGGCCGCGGCCAAGGAGGCCGCCGCCCGGGAAGCCGGTACGGACCCGGACGGCTCCGATGGCCCGGACGGTTCGGATGGCTCGGATACCCCGGTTGACCCGGGCAGTTCGAATGACTCGGACAAACCGGACGGCACGGATGGCTCCGCCGTCGCCACCGGACCGGTCGCCCGTACAGCCGCCGCCACCGAATAG